Proteins from a genomic interval of Stenotrophomonas maltophilia R551-3:
- a CDS encoding EamA family transporter, which translates to MGSLATLLWLVNVVLDTGGQLAFKAAASDPNEAEGLQRWKHMLSRPWLWLGIACYVLEFVAWIAFLSLVPLSKGVLLGSINIVALMIAGRILFREKLTPLRVTGMLLVTAGVAVVGAGS; encoded by the coding sequence ATGGGATCACTCGCCACGCTGTTGTGGCTGGTCAACGTGGTGCTCGATACCGGCGGCCAGCTTGCGTTCAAGGCCGCCGCCAGCGACCCGAATGAAGCAGAGGGCCTGCAGCGCTGGAAGCACATGCTGAGCCGGCCCTGGTTGTGGTTGGGAATCGCCTGCTATGTGCTCGAATTCGTCGCCTGGATCGCGTTCCTGTCACTGGTGCCGCTGTCCAAGGGCGTGCTGCTCGGCTCGATCAACATCGTCGCGCTGATGATCGCCGGCCGTATCCTGTTCCGCGAGAAACTGACACCGCTGCGGGTGACCGGCATGCTGCTGGTCACCGCCGGCGTGGCGGTGGTGGGGGCCGGCTCGTGA
- a CDS encoding DegT/DnrJ/EryC1/StrS family aminotransferase, giving the protein MSLFARELPPTAGLPMQASDFLPGGGDLREILASQLGTPPLQLTCSGTHALLIALRTLRRRAPRRDTVIMPAYTCPLVPIAVHSLGLRVQLCDTRRGHFDFDPGQLKRLADARTLAILPTHLGGRIADVELACEVARNAGAWVIEDAAQALGARVGNSSVGLRGDIGFFSLAAGKGLSLHEGGLLVSRDDALRAALAEHAAEQTRFNLRWELLRSVQLLGLAACYRPSLLSLVYGNPLRRALQRGDLEEAVGDIFALDIPQHRVSRWRQNIGSHAARRLPAFLQAGRLRALQLRVQLAQLPAVEVVDGLAGTGGTWPMLMLLLPSQQARDGVLKDLWPRGLGVSRMFIHALPDYTYLRGIVPDDPTPNARDFAARMLTLGNSAWQTREDTAEILQALARA; this is encoded by the coding sequence ATGAGCCTGTTCGCGCGCGAGCTGCCGCCCACTGCTGGCCTGCCAATGCAGGCCAGCGACTTCCTTCCCGGCGGTGGCGACCTGCGCGAGATCCTGGCCAGCCAACTGGGTACCCCGCCGCTGCAGCTGACCTGCTCCGGCACCCACGCGCTGCTGATCGCGCTGCGTACGCTGCGCAGGCGCGCGCCCAGGCGCGACACCGTGATCATGCCGGCCTATACCTGCCCACTGGTACCGATCGCGGTGCACAGCCTGGGCCTGCGCGTGCAGTTGTGCGATACCCGGCGCGGTCATTTCGACTTCGATCCGGGCCAGCTCAAGCGGCTGGCCGATGCGCGCACGCTTGCGATCCTACCTACCCACCTGGGCGGGCGCATTGCCGATGTCGAGCTGGCCTGCGAAGTCGCCCGCAACGCTGGCGCCTGGGTGATCGAAGATGCCGCGCAGGCACTCGGCGCACGGGTCGGCAACAGCAGTGTCGGCCTGCGTGGCGATATCGGATTCTTCAGCCTGGCCGCCGGCAAGGGCCTGAGCCTGCATGAAGGCGGCCTGCTGGTCAGTCGTGACGATGCGTTGCGCGCGGCACTGGCCGAGCATGCCGCCGAGCAGACGCGTTTCAACCTTCGCTGGGAGCTGCTGCGCAGCGTGCAGCTGCTCGGCCTGGCCGCCTGCTACCGCCCGTCGTTGCTGTCGCTGGTGTATGGCAATCCGCTACGCCGTGCGCTGCAGCGTGGCGATCTCGAAGAAGCGGTGGGTGACATCTTCGCGCTGGATATCCCGCAGCACCGGGTCAGCCGGTGGCGGCAGAACATCGGATCCCACGCTGCGCGGCGCCTGCCTGCCTTCCTGCAGGCCGGACGCCTGCGCGCCCTGCAACTGCGGGTGCAGTTGGCTCAACTGCCGGCGGTGGAAGTGGTCGATGGACTGGCTGGCACCGGCGGCACCTGGCCGATGCTGATGCTGCTGCTGCCCAGCCAGCAGGCCCGCGATGGCGTACTGAAAGACCTGTGGCCGCGCGGGCTTGGGGTCAGCCGCATGTTCATCCATGCCCTGCCCGACTACACCTACCTGCGCGGCATCGTGCCGGATGACCCGACGCCCAACGCACGCGACTTCGCCGCACGCATGCTGACGCTCGGCAACAGTGCCTGGCAGACCCGTGAAGACACCGCCGAAATCCTGCAGGCGCTGGCGCGGGCCTGA
- a CDS encoding bleomycin resistance protein, which translates to MSQTVIPQLRMRHADTTLPFYVQGLGFVVDWEHRFEPGFPLFAQLTRDGQTIFLTEHSGDCEVGGAVYFIVEDVDALHRAFSAAGVPIEQPPHDTEWGSREMLLRDPDGNRLRFATDAS; encoded by the coding sequence ATGTCCCAGACCGTCATCCCGCAGCTGCGCATGCGCCACGCCGACACCACCCTGCCGTTCTACGTGCAGGGACTGGGCTTCGTGGTTGACTGGGAACACCGCTTCGAACCCGGCTTCCCGCTGTTCGCCCAGCTCACCCGCGATGGCCAGACGATCTTCCTCACCGAACACAGCGGCGACTGCGAGGTCGGCGGCGCGGTGTACTTCATCGTCGAGGACGTCGACGCCCTGCACCGCGCCTTCAGTGCCGCAGGCGTGCCGATCGAACAGCCGCCACATGACACCGAGTGGGGCAGCCGCGAGATGCTGCTGCGCGACCCCGACGGCAACCGCCTGCGCTTCGCAACCGACGCGAGCTGA
- a CDS encoding LysE/ArgO family amino acid transporter has translation MWIAATAAGLFAGAGLIIAIGAQNAFVLRQGLQQHRVGTVVLACAGADIALILAGVGGMGALVLQWPLLLQVLRFGGAAFLLWYGLQAGLRAWRGGSALAAAEAQGGSGRQVLLTCLAFTLLNPHVYLDTVVLLGSLSTRYPGDLRWAFAAGACAASVAWFCTLGYGARLLQPVFRRPAAWRVLDAGVAAFMFCLATLLLLRPLSP, from the coding sequence ATGTGGATTGCCGCTACCGCCGCCGGTCTGTTCGCAGGTGCCGGCCTGATCATCGCCATCGGTGCGCAGAACGCCTTCGTGCTGCGCCAGGGCTTGCAGCAGCATCGTGTGGGAACGGTGGTACTGGCCTGCGCCGGCGCGGACATCGCACTGATCCTGGCCGGCGTTGGCGGCATGGGCGCGCTGGTGCTGCAGTGGCCGCTGCTGCTGCAGGTGCTGCGCTTCGGTGGCGCGGCCTTCCTGCTCTGGTATGGCCTGCAGGCGGGGCTGCGCGCATGGCGCGGTGGCAGTGCGCTGGCCGCCGCCGAGGCGCAGGGCGGCAGCGGACGGCAGGTACTGCTGACCTGCCTGGCCTTCACCCTGCTCAACCCGCACGTCTATCTGGATACCGTGGTGCTGCTGGGCAGCCTGTCCACGCGCTACCCGGGGGATCTGCGCTGGGCCTTCGCCGCCGGTGCCTGCGCCGCCAGCGTGGCCTGGTTCTGCACGCTGGGCTATGGCGCGCGCCTGTTGCAGCCGGTGTTCCGCAGGCCGGCTGCCTGGCGTGTGCTGGACGCAGGCGTGGCGGCCTTCATGTTCTGCCTTGCGACGTTGTTGCTGCTGCGTCCTTTATCGCCATGA
- a CDS encoding DMT family transporter — MRRLYVIGFPLLMAFDTLAQLCFKYAGDAALPVEANTAWLLRVLSQPWVYGAILGYVGAFFTWMSLLRHAPIGPAFAASHLEVISVLLLSAWLLNEPLTLHHLLGAVLIVAGIVCLGRAEADDPHSPAEATT; from the coding sequence GTGAGGCGCCTGTATGTGATCGGTTTCCCACTGCTGATGGCCTTCGATACGCTGGCCCAGCTGTGCTTCAAGTACGCCGGCGATGCCGCGCTGCCGGTCGAAGCCAATACCGCCTGGCTGCTGCGCGTGCTGTCGCAGCCCTGGGTGTACGGCGCGATCCTCGGCTACGTGGGCGCGTTCTTCACCTGGATGAGCCTGCTGCGCCACGCGCCGATCGGACCTGCCTTCGCGGCCTCGCACCTGGAGGTGATCAGCGTGCTGCTGCTGTCGGCGTGGCTGTTGAATGAACCACTGACGCTGCATCATCTGCTCGGTGCGGTACTGATCGTGGCCGGCATCGTCTGCCTTGGCCGTGCCGAGGCGGATGACCCGCACAGCCCTGCCGAAGCCACGACGTGA
- a CDS encoding arginase family protein, translated as MPLRSPLILDLDSGVLPLPQAQTLALPQWHDPLRFACSNATLERFAAEVLAPLPAQLGTVMLGSGDFHHLSLPLLQRMRTQAPFQLVVLDNHPDNMRFPFGMHCGSWVNAASKLPQISHIHVLGITSSDIGLGHAWENHWRPLMSGRLTYWCMDVDVGWGHRLGMGHAFRRFEHPEALVAAFAAEQAKSPQPTYLSIDKDVFTEDVARSNWDQGRFQLEHALVVIEALRAGGLAGSDITGEVSLANYQSRFKRWLSSLDGQPDVSAEDLPVWQTRHQQVNQELLAAIAAVPTAC; from the coding sequence ATGCCATTGCGTTCCCCGCTGATCCTGGACCTGGACAGTGGCGTGCTGCCGCTGCCCCAGGCGCAGACCCTGGCCCTGCCGCAGTGGCACGATCCACTGCGCTTCGCCTGCAGCAATGCCACCCTGGAGCGTTTCGCCGCTGAAGTGCTGGCACCGCTGCCCGCGCAGCTCGGCACGGTAATGCTCGGCAGTGGCGACTTCCATCACCTCAGCCTGCCGCTGCTGCAGCGCATGCGCACGCAGGCGCCGTTCCAGCTGGTGGTGCTGGACAACCATCCGGACAACATGCGCTTCCCGTTCGGCATGCACTGCGGGTCGTGGGTGAACGCCGCCAGCAAGCTGCCGCAGATCTCGCACATCCACGTGCTCGGCATCACCTCCAGCGACATCGGCCTCGGCCATGCCTGGGAGAACCACTGGCGCCCGCTGATGAGCGGCCGGCTGACGTACTGGTGCATGGACGTGGACGTGGGCTGGGGGCATCGTCTCGGCATGGGCCACGCCTTCCGCCGTTTCGAGCATCCCGAAGCGCTGGTGGCTGCGTTCGCTGCCGAGCAGGCCAAGTCGCCGCAGCCGACCTACCTGTCGATCGACAAGGATGTGTTTACCGAGGACGTGGCCCGCAGCAACTGGGATCAGGGCCGCTTCCAGCTGGAACACGCGCTGGTGGTGATCGAAGCGCTGCGCGCCGGCGGCCTGGCCGGCAGTGACATCACCGGCGAAGTGTCGCTGGCCAACTACCAGAGCCGCTTCAAACGCTGGCTGTCGTCGCTGGATGGCCAGCCTGACGTCAGCGCCGAGGATCTGCCGGTGTGGCAGACGCGGCACCAGCAGGTGAACCAGGAGCTGCTGGCAGCCATCGCCGCAGTGCCGACGGCCTGCTGA
- a CDS encoding aspartate aminotransferase family protein, giving the protein MNIFDKNADAAASDAQLLADEARYSSFGDTVHYVDPPKIFQRGEGSYMFDGAGVPYLDLQMWYSACNFGYSNKRLNDALKDQIDTLPQVASQYLHPTRVQLAKTIAVDMHEKFGLDGRVHFNVGGAQAIEDSLKIVRNARGGKSLMFAFEGGYHGRTLGASSITSSYRYRRRYGHFGERAMFIPFPYPFRRPKGMTPEEYSDHCVWQFERLFESEYNGVWDPKVGQAEYAAFYVEPIQGTGGYVIPPRNFFTGLKRVLDKYGILMVVDEIQMGFWRTGKLWSIEHFGVTPDVLVFGKALTNGLNPLSGLWAREELINPTVFPPGSTHSTFNSNPLGTRLGLEVLKLGKEMDYERTVPEKGAYFLDGLRGLQKRHPEIGDVDGLGLALRAEICQTDGYTPNKELLDRMVDIGLAGDLLHDGKRMGLVLDVGGWYKNVITFAPSLDISYEEIDLAITLLDQALTKAKG; this is encoded by the coding sequence ATGAACATTTTTGACAAGAACGCCGACGCCGCCGCCTCCGACGCGCAGCTGCTGGCCGACGAAGCCCGTTACAGCTCCTTCGGCGATACCGTCCACTACGTCGACCCGCCGAAGATCTTCCAGCGCGGCGAAGGCAGCTACATGTTCGACGGTGCGGGCGTGCCCTACCTCGACCTGCAGATGTGGTACTCGGCCTGCAACTTCGGCTACAGCAACAAGCGTCTGAACGATGCGCTGAAGGACCAGATCGACACCCTGCCGCAGGTCGCCAGCCAGTACCTGCACCCGACCCGCGTGCAGCTGGCCAAGACCATTGCCGTGGACATGCACGAGAAGTTCGGCCTCGACGGCCGCGTGCATTTCAACGTCGGCGGCGCGCAGGCCATCGAAGACTCGCTGAAGATCGTGCGCAACGCACGCGGCGGCAAGAGCCTGATGTTCGCCTTCGAAGGTGGTTACCACGGCCGTACCCTGGGTGCGTCGTCGATCACCTCCAGCTACCGCTACCGCCGCCGCTACGGCCACTTCGGCGAGCGCGCGATGTTCATCCCGTTCCCGTACCCGTTCCGTCGCCCGAAGGGCATGACCCCGGAAGAGTATTCCGACCACTGCGTGTGGCAGTTCGAGCGCCTGTTCGAAAGCGAATACAACGGCGTGTGGGATCCCAAGGTCGGCCAGGCCGAGTACGCCGCGTTCTATGTCGAGCCGATCCAGGGCACCGGCGGCTACGTCATCCCGCCGCGCAACTTCTTCACCGGCCTCAAGCGCGTGCTGGACAAGTACGGCATCCTGATGGTGGTCGATGAAATCCAGATGGGCTTCTGGCGCACCGGCAAGCTGTGGTCGATCGAGCACTTCGGCGTGACCCCGGACGTGCTGGTGTTCGGCAAGGCGCTGACCAACGGCCTGAACCCGCTGTCGGGCCTGTGGGCGCGCGAAGAGCTGATCAACCCGACCGTGTTCCCGCCGGGCTCCACCCACTCCACCTTCAACTCCAACCCGCTGGGCACCCGCCTGGGCCTGGAAGTGCTGAAGCTGGGCAAGGAAATGGATTACGAGCGCACCGTGCCGGAAAAGGGCGCGTACTTCCTCGATGGCCTGCGTGGCCTGCAGAAGCGCCACCCGGAAATCGGCGACGTCGACGGCCTGGGCCTGGCCCTGCGCGCGGAAATCTGCCAGACCGACGGCTACACGCCGAACAAGGAACTGCTGGACCGCATGGTCGACATCGGCCTGGCCGGTGACCTGCTGCACGACGGCAAGCGCATGGGCCTCGTGCTCGACGTGGGTGGCTGGTACAAGAACGTGATCACCTTCGCGCCGTCGCTGGACATCAGCTACGAAGAGATCGACCTGGCGATCACCCTGCTTGACCAGGCGCTGACCAAGGCCAAGGGCTGA
- a CDS encoding alpha/beta hydrolase, which produces MTETHDFFLPGGPQGVLLVHGLTGTPAEMRMLGKGLNNAGFTVHGVQLPGHCGSVDDLLATTWEQWYQGVEDAAAALRGKVDQLFVGGLSMGAVLSLALAARRPEWVSGVGVYGATFRYDGWNIPAVARFSFLLPWFKRFNIGRDRMFMEEPPYGLRDERLRAQVSAAMLSGDSAAAGLPGNPWHALAEMRALSNWTRRHLHQVTAPCLVMHAREDDVASMGNAELVMSRVSGPKELVVLEDSYHMITIDRERRDVIRRSARFFSEIGERSGILKAVA; this is translated from the coding sequence GTGACCGAAACGCACGACTTCTTCCTCCCCGGTGGCCCGCAGGGCGTGCTGCTGGTTCACGGCCTGACCGGCACGCCAGCGGAAATGCGCATGCTGGGCAAGGGCCTGAACAATGCCGGTTTCACCGTGCACGGTGTGCAGCTGCCCGGCCATTGCGGCAGCGTCGACGACCTGCTGGCGACCACCTGGGAACAGTGGTACCAGGGCGTGGAAGATGCGGCAGCGGCCTTGCGCGGCAAGGTTGACCAGCTGTTCGTCGGCGGCCTGTCGATGGGCGCGGTACTGTCGCTGGCATTGGCTGCGCGCCGCCCGGAATGGGTTTCCGGCGTGGGCGTATACGGCGCCACGTTCCGCTACGACGGTTGGAACATTCCGGCCGTGGCCCGCTTCTCGTTCCTGCTGCCGTGGTTCAAGCGCTTCAACATCGGCCGCGATCGCATGTTCATGGAAGAACCGCCGTACGGCCTGCGTGACGAGCGCCTGCGCGCGCAGGTCAGCGCCGCCATGCTGTCCGGCGACAGCGCCGCCGCCGGCCTGCCGGGCAACCCCTGGCATGCCCTGGCCGAAATGCGCGCCCTGAGCAACTGGACCCGCCGCCACCTGCACCAGGTCACCGCCCCCTGTCTGGTGATGCACGCCCGCGAAGACGACGTGGCCAGCATGGGCAACGCCGAGCTGGTGATGTCGCGGGTCAGCGGCCCGAAGGAACTGGTGGTGCTGGAAGACAGCTACCACATGATCACCATCGATCGCGAACGGCGCGACGTGATCCGTCGCAGCGCGCGCTTCTTCAGCGAAATTGGTGAACGCAGCGGCATCCTCAAGGCGGTGGCCTGA
- a CDS encoding GNAT family N-acetyltransferase: MEMTSRASSTALEPAALLEGFLAHPPLGFEAGRLPSGLPTFRAPLDLTTTMDDGLRGKLLGLPLSRLWRPWITWKTRFVGATSTEYTPLPAHVAPEALAEDVTRHAIGDTRLLVVKDLAIDSPLLDDAANAHSGAFLQALLARGFVELEGMPLAWVAIDFDSIDGYLGRLSSSRRKNIRRKLRSRDDLQIDCIATGDPALADPQLQAELYALYLGVYAQSAVHFDQLDLSYFQHLLADSLGQGRLFLYRHQGQLIGWNLCYVHAGKLVDKYIGLAYPQSREHNLYAVSWMHNLEYALQHGLSHYVAGWTDSRIKAELGASFTSTRHAIHARSPLLRAALRRLAPYLQGEPDGGG; this comes from the coding sequence ATGGAGATGACATCACGCGCATCCAGCACCGCGCTGGAACCGGCCGCGCTGCTGGAGGGCTTCCTGGCCCACCCGCCGCTCGGGTTCGAGGCAGGCCGCCTTCCCAGCGGCCTGCCGACCTTCCGTGCGCCGCTGGACCTGACCACCACGATGGATGACGGACTGCGCGGCAAGCTGCTCGGCCTGCCGCTGTCGCGCCTGTGGCGGCCGTGGATCACCTGGAAGACCCGCTTCGTCGGTGCCACCAGCACCGAGTACACCCCGCTGCCCGCGCACGTCGCACCAGAAGCATTGGCCGAGGACGTGACGCGTCACGCGATCGGCGATACCCGGCTGCTGGTGGTCAAGGACCTGGCGATCGATTCACCGCTGCTGGATGATGCCGCCAACGCACATAGCGGCGCCTTCCTGCAGGCATTGCTGGCACGCGGCTTCGTCGAGCTGGAAGGCATGCCGTTGGCCTGGGTGGCGATCGATTTCGATTCGATCGATGGCTATCTCGGCCGCCTGTCGTCTTCGCGCCGCAAGAACATCCGGCGCAAGCTGCGCTCGCGCGACGACCTGCAGATCGACTGCATCGCCACCGGCGATCCGGCGCTGGCCGACCCGCAGCTGCAGGCCGAACTGTATGCCTTGTACCTCGGCGTGTACGCGCAGAGCGCAGTGCATTTCGACCAGCTCGACCTGTCCTACTTCCAGCATCTTCTGGCCGACAGCCTGGGCCAGGGACGGCTGTTCCTGTATCGCCACCAGGGCCAGCTGATCGGCTGGAACCTGTGTTACGTGCATGCGGGCAAGCTGGTGGACAAGTACATCGGCCTGGCCTATCCGCAATCGCGCGAGCACAACCTGTACGCGGTGAGCTGGATGCACAACCTCGAGTACGCGCTGCAGCACGGCCTGAGCCACTATGTGGCCGGCTGGACCGATTCGCGGATCAAGGCCGAACTGGGTGCCAGCTTCACCTCCACCCGGCATGCGATCCACGCCCGTTCCCCGCTGCTGCGTGCAGCCCTGCGCAGGCTGGCCCCTTACCTGCAGGGCGAACCGGACGGAGGCGGCTGA
- a CDS encoding ParD-like family protein: protein MGIVNIDDTLHDQLRRACTVSSRSINAQANFWIRVGMLCELNPTLSFQDIVASELRAAGVQPPLLPPGQA from the coding sequence ATGGGCATCGTCAACATCGATGACACCCTGCACGACCAGCTGCGCCGTGCCTGTACCGTCTCCAGCCGCTCCATCAATGCCCAGGCCAATTTCTGGATCCGGGTCGGCATGCTGTGCGAGCTGAACCCGACGCTGAGCTTCCAGGACATCGTCGCCAGCGAGCTGCGGGCGGCGGGCGTGCAGCCGCCGCTGCTGCCGCCGGGCCAGGCCTGA
- a CDS encoding MtnX-like HAD-IB family phosphatase, with amino-acid sequence MRWSILCDFDGTISLEDVIDSLLEKYGQPGWQELEDQWKAGKIGSRECMQGQVRLLNLDPATLDAHLDQVQIDPGFAAFVSRAEQLGVPLRIVSDGLDYAIHRILANHGLSRLPVVANHLRWCDDHWELESPYQAEGCRSGTCKCTCAAQARANEAPRVLMIGDGSSDFCVSEDADFVFAKRRLITHCTHAGIEHAAIDTFHDAIALLPRLLDGSLLQPRRIDASPQPAVLPLLLATA; translated from the coding sequence ATGCGCTGGAGCATCCTGTGTGACTTCGATGGCACCATCAGCCTCGAAGATGTCATCGACTCGCTGCTGGAGAAATACGGCCAGCCGGGCTGGCAGGAACTGGAAGACCAGTGGAAAGCGGGAAAGATCGGCTCGCGCGAATGCATGCAGGGCCAGGTCAGGCTGCTGAATCTGGACCCGGCCACACTCGACGCCCACCTGGACCAGGTGCAGATCGATCCGGGCTTTGCCGCCTTTGTCAGCCGTGCCGAACAGCTGGGCGTGCCGCTGCGCATCGTCAGCGACGGCCTGGACTATGCGATCCACCGCATCCTCGCCAACCACGGCCTGTCGCGACTGCCGGTGGTGGCCAACCACCTGCGCTGGTGCGATGACCACTGGGAACTGGAATCGCCCTACCAGGCCGAAGGCTGCCGCAGCGGCACCTGCAAGTGCACCTGCGCTGCGCAGGCGCGCGCCAACGAAGCACCGCGTGTGCTGATGATCGGCGATGGCAGTTCGGATTTCTGCGTCTCCGAAGATGCCGACTTCGTGTTCGCCAAGCGTCGCCTGATCACCCATTGCACCCATGCCGGCATCGAGCATGCCGCCATCGATACCTTCCACGATGCAATCGCACTGCTGCCGCGCCTGCTCGATGGCAGCCTGCTGCAGCCACGTCGTATCGACGCCAGCCCGCAGCCCGCCGTACTGCCCCTGCTGCTGGCCACCGCCTGA
- the map gene encoding type I methionyl aminopeptidase, whose product MIKRPDEIALMAESGRLLAQVFAALDRLPLQGRSTMEINDFVERMIVDELQARPASKGQYGFPYVLNTSIDNVICHGVPSTTDVLRNGQIVNLDITLEKNGYIADSSTTYLVGEVDYAARRLVQTAYQAMWKGIAAVRPDARLGDIGHAIARHARSHGYSVVKEYCGHGIGQEMHEEPQILHYGHPNTGMVLEEGMVFTIEPMLNQGKPAIRQQPDEWPVYTRDGKLSAQFEHTVAVTRTGVRVLTLRPGETPLCAVDGA is encoded by the coding sequence ATCATCAAGCGTCCCGACGAGATCGCGCTGATGGCCGAATCCGGCCGCCTGCTGGCGCAGGTGTTCGCCGCACTCGACCGGCTGCCGCTGCAGGGCCGTAGCACCATGGAGATCAACGATTTCGTCGAACGCATGATCGTCGATGAACTGCAGGCGCGGCCGGCCAGCAAGGGCCAGTACGGCTTCCCGTACGTGCTCAATACCTCGATCGACAACGTGATCTGCCACGGCGTACCCAGCACCACCGACGTGCTGCGCAACGGCCAGATCGTCAACCTCGACATCACCCTGGAGAAGAACGGCTACATCGCCGACTCCAGCACCACCTACCTGGTCGGTGAGGTCGACTACGCCGCGCGCAGGCTGGTGCAGACCGCCTACCAGGCGATGTGGAAAGGCATCGCTGCGGTCCGCCCCGACGCACGCCTGGGCGACATCGGCCACGCCATCGCCCGCCACGCGCGCAGCCACGGCTACAGCGTGGTGAAGGAATACTGCGGCCACGGCATCGGCCAGGAGATGCACGAGGAACCGCAGATCCTGCACTACGGCCATCCCAACACCGGCATGGTGCTGGAGGAAGGCATGGTGTTCACCATCGAGCCGATGCTCAACCAGGGCAAGCCGGCCATCCGCCAGCAGCCGGACGAATGGCCGGTGTACACCCGCGACGGCAAGCTGTCGGCGCAGTTCGAGCATACGGTGGCGGTCACCCGCACCGGCGTGCGGGTACTGACCCTGCGCCCCGGCGAGACGCCGTTATGCGCGGTGGATGGCGCCTAG
- a CDS encoding LysR family transcriptional regulator ArgP, which translates to MDLIHPQLAAFAAVLEEGSFEAAARRLSISPSALSQRIKALEDRLGQVLVVRQAPCRPTAAGEALLRRVRPMQALEAEALAELLPERGSDAARTPIPLAVNDDSLDTWLVPAIAELHQRHGYLFDLRMDDQDHTLQLLRDGSVLGAVTAESQPVKGCNVHPLGAMRYHAIASPGFARQYFSDGMQAAALARAPMLVFNRKDELQWRFVRRLTRARLQPPLHYLPSSTGFVEAAACGLGWGMAPESLVAPAVRAGRVVVLEPRRWLDVPLYWQHAAVRSSTLQHITQALRTAASSTLR; encoded by the coding sequence GTGGACCTGATACATCCGCAACTTGCCGCCTTCGCTGCGGTGCTGGAGGAAGGCAGCTTCGAGGCTGCGGCACGCCGCCTGTCGATCAGCCCGTCGGCCCTGTCGCAGCGGATCAAGGCATTGGAGGATCGGCTCGGCCAGGTGCTGGTCGTACGTCAGGCACCGTGCCGGCCCACCGCCGCAGGCGAAGCGCTGCTGCGCCGGGTCCGGCCGATGCAGGCGCTGGAGGCCGAGGCATTGGCCGAACTGCTGCCCGAACGCGGCAGCGATGCCGCGCGCACGCCAATCCCGTTGGCGGTCAACGATGACTCGCTCGATACCTGGTTGGTGCCAGCCATCGCCGAACTGCACCAGCGCCATGGCTACCTGTTCGACCTGCGCATGGACGACCAGGACCACACCCTGCAACTGCTGCGCGATGGCAGCGTGCTGGGTGCAGTCACCGCCGAAAGCCAACCGGTGAAAGGCTGCAACGTGCACCCACTCGGCGCGATGCGTTACCACGCTATCGCCTCGCCCGGCTTCGCCCGCCAGTACTTCAGCGATGGCATGCAGGCTGCGGCACTGGCGCGCGCACCGATGCTGGTGTTCAACCGCAAGGATGAACTGCAGTGGCGCTTCGTGCGGCGCCTGACCCGCGCGCGGCTGCAGCCGCCGCTACACTACCTGCCCTCCTCCACCGGTTTCGTCGAAGCCGCTGCGTGCGGACTCGGCTGGGGCATGGCCCCGGAATCCCTGGTCGCGCCCGCCGTGCGCGCCGGCCGCGTGGTGGTACTGGAACCCCGCCGCTGGCTCGATGTGCCGCTGTACTGGCAGCATGCCGCCGTGCGTTCAAGCACGCTGCAGCACATCACGCAGGCGCTGCGCACTGCAGCCAGCAGCACCCTTCGTTGA